The proteins below are encoded in one region of Streptomyces sp. NBC_00490:
- a CDS encoding roadblock/LC7 domain-containing protein, with amino-acid sequence MAAEPEILDELRRLRSRVPHLTGALAASVDGLVIAQDTPGVEPEGMAALTAAALGVSLRLADATGQGDFRELLVRGAYGYVSTYAAGRTAVLTLLAQDSVSIGRLHLEGRRASARIGELVDSRAPVETPAKPARAPARTGTPRTRTARTPRTTNARTSTES; translated from the coding sequence ATGGCGGCCGAACCCGAGATCCTGGACGAGCTGCGCCGGTTGAGAAGCCGGGTGCCGCACCTCACCGGCGCCCTGGCGGCGAGCGTGGACGGACTCGTCATCGCCCAGGACACACCCGGTGTCGAGCCCGAGGGCATGGCCGCGCTGACCGCCGCCGCGCTCGGTGTCTCCCTCCGGCTGGCCGACGCCACCGGGCAGGGCGACTTCCGCGAACTGCTGGTGCGCGGGGCCTACGGCTACGTGTCGACCTACGCGGCGGGCCGCACGGCCGTCCTGACCCTGCTCGCCCAGGACAGCGTCAGCATCGGGCGGCTGCATCTGGAGGGCCGGCGCGCCAGTGCCCGCATCGGGGAGCTCGTCGACTCCCGGGCCCCCGTCGAGACACCCGCGAAACCGGCCCGGGCGCCCGCCCGGACCGGCACTCCACGAACGAGAACGGCGCGCACGCCACGTACCACCAACGCGCGCACATCCACCGAAAGTTGA
- a CDS encoding MurR/RpiR family transcriptional regulator, with the protein MSAEKAAERGERGGEHSGEPGAERAGEKVTAVGDSPAARLQALFEGHRLTPTQRRIAHSMVRRAADVPFLSSVELAELAGVSQPSVTRFAVALGFDGYPALRKHLRDVAPAEQSAASASYNEYQQAVEAEIENLRHLSELLADPRPVQKAGRLLAASRPLPVLGLRAAASQAYGFAYFAAKVHPDVRLLHEGGTMIHDRIDAAVRAGASTLLCFALPRHPREVVDTLGYAKEAGLSVVTVADSAFAPVAKVSDLLLPAAVGTGLAFDTACAPMLLGRVLLEAMCDDLPDAQARLEEFDARAAARGLFVE; encoded by the coding sequence ATGAGCGCGGAGAAGGCCGCGGAGCGGGGCGAGCGGGGCGGCGAGCACAGTGGCGAGCCGGGTGCCGAGCGCGCCGGCGAGAAGGTCACGGCCGTGGGCGACAGCCCGGCCGCACGGCTCCAGGCGCTCTTCGAGGGGCACCGGCTCACACCGACCCAGCGGCGCATCGCGCACAGCATGGTGCGGCGCGCCGCCGACGTGCCGTTCCTGTCCAGCGTCGAGCTGGCCGAGCTCGCCGGGGTCAGCCAGCCGTCCGTCACCCGCTTCGCGGTCGCCCTCGGCTTCGACGGCTACCCGGCCCTGCGCAAGCACCTGCGCGACGTCGCGCCCGCCGAACAGAGCGCGGCCTCGGCGTCGTACAACGAATACCAGCAGGCCGTCGAGGCCGAGATCGAGAACCTCCGGCACCTGTCGGAGCTGCTCGCCGACCCGCGGCCCGTGCAGAAGGCCGGACGGCTCCTCGCCGCCTCGCGTCCGCTGCCGGTGCTGGGCCTGCGGGCGGCCGCCTCCCAGGCGTACGGCTTCGCGTACTTCGCCGCCAAGGTCCATCCGGACGTACGGCTGCTCCACGAGGGCGGCACGATGATCCACGACCGGATCGACGCCGCCGTCCGCGCGGGCGCCTCGACGCTGCTGTGCTTCGCGCTGCCCCGGCATCCACGGGAGGTCGTGGACACCCTCGGGTACGCGAAGGAGGCCGGGCTGAGCGTCGTCACCGTCGCCGACTCCGCGTTCGCGCCGGTCGCCAAGGTGTCCGACCTGCTGCTGCCGGCCGCCGTGGGCACGGGGCTCGCCTTCGACACCGCGTGCGCGCCGATGCTGCTCGGGCGGGTGCTCCTCGAGGCGATGTGCGACGACCTGCCGGATGCCCAGGCGCGGCTCGAGGAGTTCGACGCGCGCGCGGCGGCGCGGGGACTTTTCGTGGAGTGA